In a genomic window of Phragmites australis chromosome 14, lpPhrAust1.1, whole genome shotgun sequence:
- the LOC133890200 gene encoding secreted RxLR effector protein 161-like, producing MEPKLQLNKDEKGTAVNSTKYRRLIGSLRYLTHTRPDLAYSVRIVSRYMENPKESHLQAVKQILRYVKGTIQFGLIYLKGGEGELIGYSDSNLAGDLDDRKSTSGMMFYYSGKPVTWCSQKQRIVALSSCEAEFMAATAAAYQAIWPRSLLSEATGEEPRPVLLRVDNKSTIALMKNPVFHERSKHIDTRFHFILGCIEKGLISVEHVSSEEQCADILTKALPRVKFREMRELIGVKDLNLFSQD from the coding sequence ATGGAACCAAAGTTGCAGCTTAACAAAGATGAGAAAGGGACTGCAGTAAATTCAACCAAGTATCGCCGTTTGATTGGAAGTCTGCGGTATTTGACTCATACACGTCCAGATTTGGCTTACTCGGTGAGAATTGTTAGTCGATATATGGAAAACCCCAAGGAAAGTCATCTCCAAGCAGTCAAACAAATATTGCGATATGTTAAGGGCACAATCCAGTTTGGATTAATATACCTTAAAGGAGGAGAAGGTGAACTAATAGGCTACAGTGATAGCAATCTTGCCGGAGATCTTGATGATCGTAAAAGCACTAGTGGAATGATGTTCTACTACTCTGGTAAACCTGTTACTTGGTGTTCTCAGAAGCAAAGAATTGTAGCTTTATCTTCATGTGAGGCAGAATTCATGGCTGCAACAGCAGCAGCTTACCAAGCTATATGGCCGAGAAGTTTACTGAGTGAGGCAACAGGAGAAGAACCAAGACCAGTACTCTTGCGAGTAGATAATAAATCAACCATTGCACTCatgaagaatccagtgtttcatgAGAGAAGCAAGCATATTGATACACGATTCCATTTCATTCTTGGGTGCATTGAAAAAGGACTAATCAGTGTGGAGCATGTTAGCAGTGAAGAACAATGTGCAGATATCCTGACAAAAGCACTTCCCAGGGTGAAGTTTAGAGAAATGCGTGAATTGATTGGTGTCAAGGATCTTAATCTTTTCAGTCAGGATTAG